TAGCCGTTTCCGGGGAAATGACGTTTTTCTTCCACACTTTAGCTTTCGAATTATCTGCTTTCACCAGCTGCGGTGCGATTAAATTCCCGTTATTGATAAAAGGAGTATAGGAAAGCCCGAGGTGCAGGATGTTCATTTCCACTCTTCCCTGCCCATATCCGGTATCAGCAAGCATACCTTCTGAATCAATGTCTTCCTTCTTCAGTGAAGAATTTTCGAAATCTAGATCAAACGGCATGTCTTCATTAAAACCAAACTTTTCTGCGCCTTTCACCATGTCTTCTTTTCCGATGGCCAGTGCTGTTTGGGCAAAGTAAATGTTATCGGAATACATGAGGGCTTTCTCCAGATTAACAGATGGCACCGCAGAAACCCGGGTTACAAATTTCTTATCCCAGCCTTTCTTCTGCCACTTTTTCCCGGAGATGGCGACTTCCTTGTTTGGATTCAGCTTATTGGTCTCCAGACCGATGGATGCCGTAATCGGCTTAAACGTGGATCCAGGGGCATACGTGTAAGCAAAACGGTTTAACATCGGTTTCTTCGGATCTTTTTCAAGCTTCTGGTATTGTGAACCCGAGATCCCCAGTACAAAATCATTCGGATCGAAACCCGGGCTGTTCACAAGGGCAAGAACCTCTCCTGTTACAGGATTGATGGCCGAAGCTGTTCCGACATCCTTTTTCATCTGATTGTAGAGGTCGCTTTGCAGATACATATCAATGTTCAGTGTTACTGATTTTCCATCCACCGCTTCTTTCTTGGCAACCGTTCGTTTTTCGTTTTCACCAGAATCAACGATCCTGATCAATCCGCCGTTTTTCCCGCGGAGCTGCTTTTCATAAAATTTCTCAAGGCCTCTTCTTCCGATCACATCGGTAGATTCGTAGCCTTCAGATTTTAATTTTTCAAGCTCTTCTGCTTTAATAGGCTGCACAAATCCTGTTAGATGGGATGCCGCTTCTTTATACGGATACACTCTCGTCTCGATGGACTGAGTGCTCACTCCCTTGATTTTCGCGACTTTTTTAAGACGGGGGTCTTCCTCAGCAATAGTCTTAATCGGTACAAAGAATCCAGGCTGCACCCATGAAGCATTCAGAGCGTTATCAATGGTCTTCTTATCAATACCAAGCACTTTTGCGAGCTGTTCCTTGCTTGCGTCTTTATTTGCTGGTAGATTTTGAGGGACAATCCCTACCTGGGAAGCCACTCCATTAACAGCGAGTCCATTTCCATTGCGGTCAAGGATTTCTCCCCGCTTCGCTTTGTTTGTTTGAACCCTCACTTTATCTCCCTTTGCCATGCCCGGGAAGATCTGTGAATAATCCCAATCAATGTACCAGTCTTTCTTGTCTTTCTTTTCCTGCGCTTTCATTTTTATTTTATTCTTGTACTGAACAGGGCCAGCGAGCGTATCCATTTTTACGGTGTATGTATATGTGATGTTTCCGTTCTTGTCCGGCTCAGGCTCTTCTTTCGGGATAACAGGTTTGATCGAAACGTCTTGTGCTTTAATCCCGCCATAAATCGCTGAGTATTTCTTCACAAACTCATCCTTTGTAATCTCTTTTTTGCTTTTGTCTGACAGCATACTGTACATCTTATCAAACTTCATAGACTGCCAGTTTTTCATGTAATCTTTTAATCTCGGCTCCGGTTTAGGACCGTCCGAACAGCCGGCGATCACCATGAGCATCAGCGCTATGAAAAATATACCTAACCTATGTTTCAATGATATTCCCTCCTGGCTACTTCACTTTCTGTTTCTATTTTAATCCATTTAAAAAAATAACCGAAGCAATAACCCCTCACTTCAGCTTTCGTTTTATAAATCTTTTTTTGAACTCCAATAATCTTCTGCTGTCATGCTAAAATACTGAAGCTCCATATTCCATAGGCTTATATCCTTTTCCCTGGCCATCCCAACTTTTTTCAGAACCTTTCCTGAACCTTGGTTTGCAGGCATTGCAAGCCCAATTAATCGGTCGAGATGCAGTCTTTCAAACACAGCTTTTACACAGGCTGCCGCTGCCTCGGCCGCAAATCCTTGGCCCCAGCTTTCCCTGCTGAAAGCATATAAAAGTTCGACTTCATCCAAATCTTTTACGTAATTCAATCCGCAATGGCCGATCAGTTCCCCATCTTTCATCTGAACGGCAAACGTTCCAAATCCACGGTCCTCCCAGCCTTTAATAAAAAAAGCCATCATTCGCATCGCTTCTTCAGGTGAATAAGCCCCCCGTTTGGGCAAATACCTTCCTACCTCATCCTGCCCAAGCACCCGTGCATAGTTTTCAGCATCTTTTTCTTCATCAAACATTCGCAGGATCAGCCGATCGGTGACGAGAGTCTGAACCAATTCCATTCCATTTCCTCCCCGTGATTGCTCTTTTCTATCATGCTACCATACACTCAATGAAAGTATGACTTTTTGGGATGAACAGGTTAATCCTTCTAATAAAACGGGAAAACACAAACTAATAAATTTCAAGTAAAGAGGTGTCCGTCTGATGAACAGTGGTAACTGGTATGTAGAGAGACGTGCAAATTATAAAACGTGGAAAGAACGGTTTGATAAGGAAATGACGATGCAGCAGTCACTGATCTATGGAGTGCCTACGGTTCTTATGATTCTTTGTATCTTTCTCAAATAAGTTTGATTAACAACGTTGGAGCCCTCTGAAGTGGATGGGATGGAAGAGCGGATGAGAAGCAAACAGCTGCCTCCATCCTCACGGTAAGTGAAAAAAACTTGTGGGTTTCTTTCAAGCATCAGTTTGAGATGAGTATCTGGATGGAATTCATGAATAAGCTTTTTCAATGAAAATAAAGACCTTTATCTCCTTATGTGAGATGAAGGTCTTTTATTCAGTATTTATTACTTTGGGCGTTCAATCGTGAACTTCTCCCCAAGTTTTGAGTAATCATTGCCCGCCAGCCGGCTGATAGGCTTTAATCCTGCAGCATCAACGCGTCCTTCTTCGTACAAATCTTCTCTGATATGATAGTGGACGATTTCCCCGATGAGCAGATCACATGCCGGATTTTCTTCACTTCCGCCAAGCGGAATGGACTGCTCCAGGACACACTCCAAGCGGATGCTTGCTTCTTTTAAGCCTGGAACAGCTACTTTAGTGCTCTTAATGGGGGTAAGTCCGGCCAGTTCGACCTCACTCTTATCCGGCGGAAGGCTTGCTGCTGTCTGATTGATGGCTTCTACATAGCTTTCATCCGAGATATGAACAACAAATTCACCAGCCTCCATTGCATTCCTTGCCGTATCTTTCGGCTGGCCGTCCGCTCTCTGAACAGAAACAGAAATGAGCGGAGGAGTTGAACTGACTATATTAAAATAACTGAAAGGTGCCGCATTCAAAATACCCTCTTTTGTTGTGGTCGTAACAAAAGCGACCGGCCTCGGAATGATACTTCCTGTAAGAAACTTATAGTTTTCTTTAGCGGACAAACTTTTTGGGTCGATCGATTTCATGCAGAATCCCCTCTCTCTCGATTAGCTTTTAGAGTAATACTTTTGAAACCAGTCCCGTGCAGCCTCTGCCTCAGGCTGTGTGAGCTGATGGCCGTAATCTCCCCAGTACGTTTCCACATTCGCTCCTGCTCCTTGCAGGAGGCTTTCCAGTTCTTCCGTCTCCTGTGGAGGGCAGATCGGATCATTTTTACCGGCGCCTATAAATATTGCTGCATTCTCGAGATTTGGCAGTGTGATTCCTCTTAATGGCACCATGGGATGATGAAGGATTGCGCCGCGCAATTCTCCTTTATAGTGAAATAAAAGGCTTCCGGCGATATTCGCACCGTTCGAATAGCCGACCGCTACGATATTCTGCCGGTCAAACTCATATTCATCGGCCGCATGATCTAAAAAGTCATGCAGCTCTTTCGTGCGGAATTTCAAGTCTTCTTCATCGAAGACCCCTTCAGCCAACCTTCTAAAGAAGCGAGGCATTCCATTTTCAGTGACGTTTCCTCTGACAGTTAATATAGAAGATTCCGGTGAGATCATTGAGGCGAGCGGCAGTAAATCCTCTTCCGTACCACCTGTTCCATGGAGCAGAAGCAATACTGGTGCCTTTTCGTTTCTTCCTTTTTTAAATAAATGCCTCATTTTACTTCATCCTCCTTCAAAACCCGGACTTCTGCCGGCATAAGCACAGATTCAATCTTTTCCCGCTCTGGCTCAAGCCACGGAGGAAGAAGAAGATTTTTACCCATAATGTCTTTCGGCTCATCACGTGCAAATCCAGGCGGATCAGTCGCGATTTCAAAAAGAATACCACCTGATTCGCGGAAATAGATCGCATTAAAATATTGACGGTCAATAACTGGTGTTACTTCAAAACCGCTCTGCTGAACATGTGATCTCCAGTTTTCATGGTCCACATAATCGGAAGCCCGCCAGGCGATATGATGAACAGTACCGGCACCCATCGTTCCTCTTCCAACGGCTGACGTTTTAATGTCGATGATATTTCCCAGATCGGATGCAGCTCTAAACCTGATGAAATTACCGTCTTCTCCTGTTTTTTCCAAGCCCATGACATCAGTCAGCAATCTCATCGTTTTTTGAGGAGCACCTGACAACAATACCGCACCGCCAAATCCTTTGATGGCAACCTCGGCAGATACCCCGCCAAATGACCATGTACTGTTTTTCCCTTCACTGCGGCTTACCAATTCAAGATGAAGACCGTGGGGGTCATCAAAGGCTAAATACTGCTCGCCAAAGCGCTCTGTTTTTTCAAAAGCTACGTTAAATTTAGTTAGACGCTCTTCCCAGAAGGTTAATGCTCCTTCAGGTACCACAAACGCCGTGACACCCACCTGTCCCGCTCCTGTTCTTCCGCTATATGCGCCAGGCCAAGGAAAGAAAGTCATAATCGTCCCTGGTGAGCCTTCCTCGTCTCCAAAATAGAGATGGTACGTACCCGGATCATCAAAGTTTACTGTTTTCTTTACGAGGCGCAGCCCCAGCACCCCAGCATAAAAATCAACGTTTTCCTGGGGATTCCCAACAATAGCTGTAATGTGGTGAATTCCACTTGTCCTTTTTTCCACAATCATATCTCCCTTCATATATACCCTGTTACTATTCCCTTTAATAAAGAACAAACACTTTAACTTACTTATAGTAAGTATGATAACAAACGTAACTTACTTATGTCAAGCGCTTTACACGTTATCAATCTTTATGGGTTTTATAAATTGAAAGCGGATAAAGAGGTTACTTATTCCATTTTCAAGACCTAAATACGAACATTATAATTAATTTTAAATTAAAGGTTCGTAAATTTTATTGTTTTTGTTTTCGGAATTTGATATAGTTACTAAGGTTGAGTGAAACAACACGCAGAAGCTTGAACATGGGAGGTTCTTTTTATGAATAATAAATATGATGTCATTGTGGTTGGAGCTGGTCCGGCCGGAATATTCTCTTGCTATGAATTAACTCGCAAAATGCCGGAAGCCAACATTTTATTGATCGATAAAGGCCATGATATTTATTCAAGAAACTGCCCGATTCTGCAAAAGAAAATTCAAAAGTGCCCGCCTGCTGCCGGAAGAAAAGAATTTGCCGGCTGCCTTCCAGCCTGTTCGATTACGAATGGCTTTGGAGGAGCAGGAGCCTACTCTGATGGAAAGTTTAATATTACAAGTGAGTTTGGCGGATGGATGACTGATTACCTGCCGGATGAAACCGTAATTGATCTTATAAAATATGTAGACAGCATTAACCTTGAACATGGAGCGACAGAAACCATTACTGACCCGCTGACTGATGAAGTGAGAGATATTGAGAAGCGCGCGTATGCTGCTGAATTGAAGCTTCTCCGTGCACAGGTCCGCCACCTTGGAACGGAACAAAACCTTGCAATTTTGACCAGCATCTATGAATATTTAAAAGAAAAAATCGAAATGCGCTATAAAGCAGAAGTATTGGATCTTGTTACAGAAAAAGTGGATGGCACGCACAAAGCAACTGGCGTGGAATTAAAAGACGGAACGATCCTCTCTGCGGATAAAATCGTCATCGTTCCAGGCCGCGATGGCTCATCATGGCTCACCAAGATTCTGAAAAAACGCCGGCTGAAAATGGCAGCTAACCAAGTGGACATCGGTGTCCGTGTAGAGACGTCAAACGTGGTGATGGAGGAAATCAACGAGCATTTATATGAAGGGAAATTTGTGTTCAACACGTCCGTCGGCACAAGAGTCCGAACGTTCTGCAGCAATCCGTCAGGACACGTAGTGGTCGAGAACCATTCAGGCATCATGCTGGCAAACGGGCATGCCTACAAAGACCCTGCTCTCGGAAGCCCGAATACCAACTTTGCTCTGCTTGTGTCCCATAAATTTGATGATCCATTTGATGAGCCAACGGAATATGCACATGAAGTATCGAGGCTTGCTAACCAGTTATCCTCTGGAGGCTTGGTCGTACAAAAGTACGGAGATATTAAGAAAGGCCGCCGTTCCACTGAAAAAAGGATCAAAGAAGGCTTTCTTAATCCAACAATGAAAGAGGCGGTTCCTGGTGACCTCGGTTTAGTTCTTCCTTATAACACGATGAAAAGCCTGATTGAAATGACAGAGGCACTGAATGAAGTAACCCCTGGTATTTCTTCAGAACATACATTATTTTATGGAGTAGAGGCCAAATTCTATTCTGCCCGGCCGAAGCTGAATGACCGTTTTGAATCAGAGATTTCCGGCCTCTATGTCGGCGGAGACGGCGCAGGGATTACGCGAGGACTTGCACAGGCGAGCGCGTGCGGAGTCTGGATCGCTCGTGACATCGCTGATAAATTGAACACAAAAGAAAAGGAACTGGCTGTCATCGGTTAATGCCAGACTGGAGGACCGTTATTTTTACGGTTCCCTTTTTTTATGGGGCTGTTTTCGTCTTTTAGGAAAGCTCTTTTCTAAAAGATTGTTGCTTTTGGGTCATTTTGTAAACAGCCTTCATTGACAAGTTGATTGGAGTGTAAGGTGCGAGACTCCTGAGGGAGAAGCGGGACAGGTGAGACCCACAGGCGCGTGCGCCGAGGAGGCTCACCGCATGCCCCGCGGAAAGCGAGCATCCTGAAACGGAAATCAACCACTCCTAAGAGCAACAAAGGTTACGAAAACAGCCTTTAGGAAAGAGCCTTTATATATATGTTTGCGAGTGAGCTGCCTTGCGTTACACTAGAAGCAGAATCTTTCAAAGGAGCTGTTTCGTATGTGTGGCAGATATTCTTTGTATGCGGATATGCATTTTATTCAGGAAGAGTTTGATATCACGATTCCCAAAACCTTGCCTCAGCGCTTTAACATCGCTCCATCACAAAACGTGCTTGTTATTACCTCGGATAGAGGGACACGAAAAGCGGAAATGCACCGCTGGGGGCTGATTCCCTTTTGGGCGAAAGATCCCAAGATCGGTTACAAGATGATCAACGCCCGGGCCGAAACGGTGGATGAGAAGGCTTCATTTAGAGGTCCCTTGAAAAATAAGCGTTGTCTCGTGATAGCCGATGGCTTTTTTGAATGGAAAAGAGAAGACAAACAAAAGCAGCCGTTTCATATCCGGCTGAAAAACCGTAAACCTTTTGCCTTTGCCGGCCTCTGGGATCAATGGGAACAAAATGGAGAAGTGATTACGTCCTGTACTCATATCACAACACGCCCGAATGCATTGATGAAAGACCTCCACGACCGCATGCCGGTCATCCTGACAAAAGAAGCAGAAGAAAGCTGGCTGGATCCTTCCATTCAGGATAACGAGTACTTAAAATCTCTCCTCACTCCATATGATAGTGAACAGATGGAGGCATTTGAAGTATCACCGGTTGTCAACTCACCGAGAAATGACGTGAAGGACTGCGTGGTACCTTTATATAATTTTTAGCTTGATTTATTAATATCCATCATTTAACATTATGAAAACGATACATGGCTATGAAGAAGAAGAGTAGATGGCACGTACACTTCAGAGAGCTGGCGGTTGGTGAGAGCCAGTGTGGAAATGCAATTGAATGGGCTTCTGAGCCTCAAACCGAAACCGCTGGGAGTAGGCTTTGACGGAAGGTCTCGCCGTTAGAAGGAGACAGGTATTCGGTCTTTGGATACTGTTAAAGCGGACTGCTTAGAGCAGTTCATCAAGGTGGCACCACGGGGTTTCTCGTCCTTAATCAGGATGAGGAGCCCCTTTTTTATTGGACAGGAGGAGATTAAATGGAGAAAAAAATTGTACTGACTGGAATCAAGTCTACCGGAAGGCCGCACATCGGAAATTATATTGGAGCCATTAAACCAGCTCTCCAGCTGGCTGAAAACGATGCCTATTCACCTTATTACTTTATTGCAGACTACCACTCTTTAACAACCGTTCAACATGCAAACCAATTCAAGGATTATGTATATGGCATTGCGGCAACCTGGCTTGCACTCGGTCTTGACCCCGAAAAATCAACCTTTTACCGCCAGGCAGATGTTCCAGAAGTTTTGGAGCTCGCATGGATTCTCTCCTGCCTCACACCAAAAGGTTTGATGAACCGCGCCCACGCTTATAAAGGTTTGATTGAAGAAAACCGGCAGAACGGTCTCGAGCAGGATTCCGGTATCAATATGGGTGTGTTTACGTATCCCATCTTAATGGCCGCAGATATTTTATTGTTTCAATCGGATATTGTCCCTGTCGGCAAAGACCAGATTCAGCACGTGGAAATCGCCAGAGACATCGCCGGACATTTCAACCATATATATGGCGAGACATTCAAAATGCCTGAATACAAGGTTGACGAAGCAACTTCAGTCGTTCCGGGGCTTGATGGCAGGAAGATGAGTAAGAGCTATAACAATACGATTCCTCTTTTTAATGAGGAGAAAGAGTTAGAGAAACTAATCAAACGGATTGAAACGGATTCTAGTTTACCTGAGGACCCAAAAGACCCAGCTCTTTCTTCTTTGTTCTTAATCTATAAAGAATTTGCATCAGAAGCGCAGGTGAAGAGGATGCGTGAGAGATATGAGAATGGAGTGGGCTGGGGAGAAGTTAAAAAAGAATTGTTTCATGTTATGAACGCCTATTTGGAAACACCAAGGCAGCGTTATATAGAACTCATGAACAACCCGAAGAAAATGGATGAAATTCTCCTGCACGGAGCTGAAAAAGCTCGCCGGCGGGCGAGAACATTTCTTGAAGAGGTTAAGGAAAAGATAGGTTGCTGAGTGACGGGGGCTGCGGTCGATGATGTTGCCCAATGGCGGGCTGCCGCACGATTATTTGGTTCAGCCGCCCGAATCCTCTCCCAGGTGATCATTTCCCACTCCCTGGCGCCGAATTACTTCACCTAAAAAAACACATCAAAAAAAGCCGCCTCCAAAGCGGCTTTTTCTCTATTCTTACACTCTTTCTCATGAAACGTCATATCGCTGTGATTTTCTTCCCTTTGTTTTCAAAGAATAGACAGCCACAGCAATTGCAATGATAAAAACGGCCAGGCCGAGAAGGCTCGCCTTATGAACAAATGCGGTAACAAGGTACCATTTTGCACCTACCGTTCTGCCGATCATGATGAACAGAAAACTCCAGATAAATGCACCGGTATACGCATAAAAGGCGAATACACGATACGGAAGCGAGGACATCCCTGCAAAATAGGCTGTGAGATGCCGGATTCCTGGAATAAAGTAGCCAAACATGATTAATGGTTTTCCGAAACGCTGAAAGTAAGTTTGTGAGGTGTGTATTTTATGTGCTGATAAGTGAAATTTCGGTCCATATTTAAGCAATAAGGGTAAACCAAAGCTCTTTCCGAGCCAATAGTTGATCGTAATCCCGGTCGCTGATCCTGCAAAAGCGGCGAGCAGTGTCAAAGCAAAAGAAACTTCACCCGTGTAAACGATATAACCGGCAAAGGTCAGCAGAAACTCATCCGGCACTGGAAGACCGATCACACCAAGCGCAAGAAGGAAATACAATGCAAAATACCCGTAATGATGAAAAAGATTTTGTAAAAAGATCTCCATACAACACCAACTAGTTTAGGATAGTATCTCTATTTTACCGAAAATATACAATTTTGTATCGTTTTTTTACAATTCTTTTATTTTCCAATCCAAAAGACTCCTTTTTTCGACATAATAAATCTCTCTTCTTTTTCACTTCATATGTCATATACATGTTAAGGAGATGAATTGGACAAAGGGTGAAATCATGGGAAAATTTCTAAAAGGAACACTTATTTTATCTTTGGCAATGCTCTACACAAAAGTCGTGGAATTCGTAGTCAGCGTCCTTCTCGCAAGATCATTGGGCAGTGAAGGTATGGGATTTTACATGATGGCACTGCCGGTGATCGGACTTTTGATCACGATTGCCGCTCTTGAATTTCCAACCGCCCTCTCAAAGGTTTTGGCCGAAGAGGAAGTACATCAGAATGACAAACAGAGGCTCCAGATCGTTAAGGTATCGTTTTACGTCATCATGGGATTAAGCCTGCTCCTTGTGCTGATCAGTGCAGCCGTTACGCTGCTGCTTCTAAAATGGGAGACTATTGATACTCGGCTCGGGTATCCTTTGCTTGCTCTCATCCCGATCGTGCCGGTTATAGGAACGACCTCTATTCTGAAAGGCTACTTCAGCGGACTTCAAAAAATGAAGCCCATAGCAATCGCTCAGCTTTTAGAAAAAACGGCGCAGCTGAGTTTTATTTTTTACGTCCTGCAATATATGAAAGGTTTGCCCTTAGAATATCGAGTTGTTGCTGCTGTATTGGGAATTGGGGCCGGTGAGCTTGTCTCACTGTTTTTCTTTTCAACGTCGTTTTTACTAGGGCAGCGAAACTTAAAAGATGTTTCGAAATCAGATTTCACACCTGTTCCGCGAAGAAGCATCTTAAAAAAGCTGTTTCAAGTAAGCCTTCCTACGACTGGAGTCCGCATCCTGAACGCCCTTACTGCTGCAGTGAATCCGATTTTGATCACGCAAAGTTTAATGTTCGCCGGAATTACAGCATCAATCGCCACTAAACAGTATGGCATGCTTACGGCGTTTGCGATGACGATCGGCTACTTTCCGGGATTTATCGGATATTCACTGTATGTTTCACTCGTTCCTTCCATTTCCGAAGCACGCTCCAAACAGGATGAAGCAGGGCTGCATCAGCGGATCCACCAGGCTTTTCATATTACCTTTCTTTATGGCATTCCGTGCTCGATCGTGATGTATTTTTTTGCAGACGAACTTACCGTGCTTTTCTATCATTCTCCACAAGCCGGCCAGTTTTTGATGCTCCTCTCACCCTTTATTCTGTTTCATTATTTGCTTGCACCGCTTCAGGCCATCCTTTTTGGCCTGGGAAGAGCAAGAGATGTGTTCTCGCAAACCATATGGGTTAATATCCTGTCTATCCTGCTCATTCTTTCCCTTGCTTCACAAACGTCGTTTGGCATCCATGGGGTCATTATTGCAGTGAACTTTAGCGGGGTTTTACTTTCCTTCCTCCATTACCACACCATCGTGGAAGAGGTGAAGTTCAAGCCTAAGCTCGCAGAATACTTTACGTTCATTGCATCAGGAGTTGCAACCATCTGTCTGTGCGAACTTATGCATACCACCCACTATGAAAACCACCAGTCGATCACCCTTCTGCTGATCGTCGTGTTCTCCTTTTATTATGGAACGCTATTCCTGCTGCGGATGCTGCAAAATGGCATCGGCCGCCTTTGGATGAAACCTCAAAAATAAAAAGGATCTGATGGGCTCCCATCAGGTCCTTTTTTTACGCACGTTTCATTTTAACTTTATAGATAAGCCACATAATCAGCACTGCCGCTACAGCCGTGAGAATAGCGTAGAATCCCAGGTTGTGAAAGTACTGCTCAACAACACTCCACTTTCTGCCCAACTCTTTTCCGAGCATGATAAACGTGAAGCTCCAGACTAATCCACCTGAATAGGCATACAGCGCAAACCTTTTAAATTTCATGGCTGAAATACCCGCGATATAAGCAGTAATATGACGGATTCCCGGAATAAAATAACCGATGATAATCATCAGGTTGCCATACTTTTGAAAGTACCATTGTGTTTTTTCTATTTTTTCTTCCGTAATTCCAATTTTAGGGCCAAACGTT
This genomic stretch from Fictibacillus marinisediminis harbors:
- the spoVB gene encoding stage V sporulation protein B, giving the protein MGKFLKGTLILSLAMLYTKVVEFVVSVLLARSLGSEGMGFYMMALPVIGLLITIAALEFPTALSKVLAEEEVHQNDKQRLQIVKVSFYVIMGLSLLLVLISAAVTLLLLKWETIDTRLGYPLLALIPIVPVIGTTSILKGYFSGLQKMKPIAIAQLLEKTAQLSFIFYVLQYMKGLPLEYRVVAAVLGIGAGELVSLFFFSTSFLLGQRNLKDVSKSDFTPVPRRSILKKLFQVSLPTTGVRILNALTAAVNPILITQSLMFAGITASIATKQYGMLTAFAMTIGYFPGFIGYSLYVSLVPSISEARSKQDEAGLHQRIHQAFHITFLYGIPCSIVMYFFADELTVLFYHSPQAGQFLMLLSPFILFHYLLAPLQAILFGLGRARDVFSQTIWVNILSILLILSLASQTSFGIHGVIIAVNFSGVLLSFLHYHTIVEEVKFKPKLAEYFTFIASGVATICLCELMHTTHYENHQSITLLLIVVFSFYYGTLFLLRMLQNGIGRLWMKPQK
- a CDS encoding DedA family protein, producing MSKTILDFIIHYEYVGIFLALAFGLIGLPVPDEILLTFTGYLVYEGKTGFALTLLSAFLGAMSGISVSYFLGYKLGLPFLKTFGPKIGITEEKIEKTQWYFQKYGNLMIIIGYFIPGIRHITAYIAGISAMKFKRFALYAYSGGLVWSFTFIMLGKELGRKWSVVEQYFHNLGFYAILTAVAAVLIMWLIYKVKMKRA